A genomic region of Acidimicrobiia bacterium contains the following coding sequences:
- a CDS encoding uracil-DNA glycosylase: MTAAERAAELTLLCREALICTACRLSESRTQVVFGSGAPDADVMFVGEGPGQREDEQGLPFVGPSGRLLEQLLGEIGLTREQVYIANVVKCRPPGNRDPRPDEIDACKGYLRAQLRLVDPKVVVTLGNFASKLLLRSELGVTRLRGQALEWWGRHLVATFHPAAALRGSSRVLEEMRFDFGLVRQVVDGRIAKSPQLEPEPPEESTVQEPAQLDLFE; this comes from the coding sequence GTGACGGCCGCCGAGAGAGCCGCTGAGCTCACCTTGCTGTGCCGGGAGGCGCTCATCTGCACCGCCTGCCGGCTCTCGGAGAGCAGAACGCAGGTGGTGTTCGGCTCGGGTGCTCCGGACGCCGACGTCATGTTCGTCGGCGAGGGTCCCGGCCAGCGGGAGGACGAGCAAGGACTCCCGTTCGTCGGTCCGTCCGGGCGGCTGCTCGAGCAGCTGCTCGGCGAGATCGGCCTCACCCGAGAACAGGTCTACATCGCCAACGTCGTGAAATGCCGCCCACCGGGAAACCGCGACCCGCGTCCGGACGAGATCGACGCCTGCAAGGGCTACTTGCGGGCGCAGCTTCGGCTCGTCGACCCGAAGGTCGTCGTGACGCTCGGCAACTTCGCCTCCAAGCTGCTGTTGCGCTCCGAGCTCGGGGTGACCCGGCTGCGGGGCCAGGCGCTCGAATGGTGGGGCAGGCATCTCGTCGCCACGTTCCATCCGGCCGCAGCATTGCGCGGCAGCTCCCGGGTGCTGGAGGAGATGCGTTTCGACTTCGGTCTGGTGCGCCAAGTCGTCGACGGTAGGATCGCGAAATCCCCACAGCTCGAGCCGGAACCGCCGGAGGAGTCGACGGTGCAGGAGCCGGCTCAACTGGACCTCTTCGAATGA
- the rimI gene encoding ribosomal protein S18-alanine N-acetyltransferase → MTSDSLALWIRPMTTRDIPVVAALETKVYPQPWSIGVFNDELAQPNRRYLVADDAHEGIVGYAGLLVVEEDAHITTVAVDTSARRHRIGTRLMLALVDAAIEKGARHLTLEVRVSNAAARLLYERFGFAPVGMRKAYYVDEDAVVMWAIDIDSSEYAARIHAIRASLEVTP, encoded by the coding sequence ATGACGTCGGACTCGCTGGCGTTGTGGATCCGGCCGATGACGACTCGCGACATCCCGGTGGTCGCTGCGCTCGAAACGAAGGTCTACCCGCAGCCCTGGTCGATCGGGGTCTTCAACGACGAGCTGGCGCAGCCGAACCGCCGTTACCTCGTGGCAGACGACGCCCACGAAGGCATCGTCGGCTATGCCGGCCTCCTCGTCGTCGAAGAGGACGCCCACATCACCACCGTGGCGGTCGACACGTCGGCGCGACGCCACCGGATCGGCACCAGACTCATGCTCGCCCTCGTCGACGCCGCCATCGAGAAGGGAGCCCGCCATCTCACCCTCGAGGTGAGGGTCTCGAACGCCGCCGCCCGGCTCCTCTACGAGCGCTTCGGCTTCGCCCCGGTTGGGATGCGAAAGGCCTACTACGTCGACGAGGACGCCGTCGTGATGTGGGCGATCGACATCGATTCGAGTGAGTACGCGGCGCGCATCCACGCCATACGGGCATCGCTCGAGGTAACCCCATGA
- the tsaE gene encoding tRNA (adenosine(37)-N6)-threonylcarbamoyltransferase complex ATPase subunit type 1 TsaE — MTDAIELASASPADTLAIGRRVAALLRAGDVLLLAGGLGSGKTLFASGVAEGLGVQGRVTSPTFVLAKRYDGFLPIVHADAYRLGSFAEFDDLELPTESRDGILMIEWGTAVAPGVPPDHLVVDIVIVDDETRRIRLIPHGAWAARGLEELTV; from the coding sequence ATGACTGACGCCATCGAGCTCGCGTCGGCGTCGCCTGCGGACACCCTGGCGATCGGTCGGCGAGTGGCGGCGCTGCTGAGGGCCGGGGACGTCCTCCTCCTGGCGGGAGGGCTCGGCTCTGGTAAGACGCTGTTCGCCAGCGGTGTGGCCGAGGGTCTCGGCGTTCAAGGGCGGGTGACGAGCCCGACGTTCGTCCTCGCCAAGCGATACGACGGGTTCCTTCCGATCGTGCACGCCGACGCCTACCGCCTGGGCTCGTTCGCCGAGTTCGACGACCTCGAGCTGCCGACGGAGAGCCGCGACGGGATCCTCATGATCGAATGGGGAACCGCAGTCGCCCCCGGGGTGCCGCCGGATCATCTCGTCGTCGACATCGTCATCGTCGACGACGAGACCCGCAGGATTCGGCTGATCCCCCATGGGGCTTGGGCTGCGAGAGGCCTCGAGGAGCTCACGGTATGA
- the tsaD gene encoding tRNA (adenosine(37)-N6)-threonylcarbamoyltransferase complex transferase subunit TsaD — MTDGPLILGIETSCDETAVAVVQGLEVRSSVLSSQTEAHARFGGVVPEVAARAHVEAIRPLAHQALAQAGVHSDELDAVAVTRGPGLVGALMVGFAFGKALAWSLGKPFLAIDHMEGHLFAPRLEHPDFAPPAVVLLASGGHSQIVHVRDWGSYEVVGATMDDAAGEALDKLARFMGLGYPGGPAIDLASDGGDPGAIAFPRPLRDHPYDFSFSGLKTSVVTFLERAKAQGSVPPLPDVAASLQEAIVDVLVDKTFNAVESARVQHVAGGGGVLANRRLRQRFREEADRRGVELHLPSAAMCTDNGAMIAAAANFRLGLGEVASWQVDVDAGLRLGA, encoded by the coding sequence ATGACCGACGGGCCGTTGATCCTCGGCATCGAGACGAGTTGCGACGAGACCGCCGTAGCCGTGGTGCAGGGTCTCGAGGTGCGCTCATCGGTGCTGTCATCGCAGACCGAGGCCCACGCCCGGTTCGGCGGCGTCGTCCCCGAGGTCGCCGCCCGCGCCCACGTCGAGGCGATCCGCCCGCTGGCGCATCAAGCCCTCGCCCAGGCAGGAGTCCACTCCGACGAGTTGGATGCAGTGGCCGTCACCCGGGGCCCCGGGCTGGTCGGCGCCTTGATGGTGGGCTTCGCTTTCGGCAAGGCGCTGGCGTGGAGCCTCGGGAAACCGTTTCTGGCGATCGACCACATGGAGGGCCACCTGTTCGCTCCCCGCCTCGAGCACCCGGACTTCGCGCCGCCGGCGGTCGTCCTCCTCGCGTCGGGGGGCCACAGCCAGATCGTCCATGTGCGCGACTGGGGAAGCTACGAGGTCGTCGGGGCGACGATGGACGACGCAGCAGGTGAGGCTCTCGACAAGCTCGCCCGGTTCATGGGGCTCGGCTATCCCGGCGGTCCCGCAATCGACCTCGCCTCCGATGGCGGCGATCCCGGTGCGATCGCCTTCCCACGTCCGCTGCGCGACCACCCGTACGACTTCTCGTTCTCCGGGTTGAAGACGTCGGTCGTGACCTTTCTCGAGAGAGCAAAGGCGCAAGGCTCGGTGCCGCCCCTCCCCGATGTCGCCGCCTCCCTCCAGGAGGCGATCGTCGATGTCCTGGTCGACAAGACCTTCAACGCCGTCGAGTCCGCCCGGGTGCAACACGTCGCCGGCGGGGGCGGGGTGCTCGCCAACCGCAGGCTCAGGCAGCGCTTCCGGGAGGAGGCGGATCGCAGGGGGGTCGAGCTCCACCTGCCGTCCGCGGCGATGTGCACCGACAATGGGGCGATGATCGCCGCCGCCGCCAACTTCAGGCTCGGTCTCGGGGAGGTCGCTTCTTGGCAGGTCGACGTCGACGCCGGGCTCAGGCTCGGCGCTTGA
- the tsaB gene encoding tRNA (adenosine(37)-N6)-threonylcarbamoyltransferase complex dimerization subunit type 1 TsaB, translating into MRILAIETATPASSVALGDDASLVAMSVRVDGRGHVGFLVPAIDFCFTQAGWTPHDLDLVAVDIGPGPYTGIRAGIATAQAIAAAVGVRVVTVSSLTVIALRAATGRRLIWPVVDVRRGQVATAPFSPVPGGVVRDGDSEIVTPEQFIAMVEASPEDVLVVGDWPALPEGVLKSAHRAKVGRPRYPAADTMLEIAVMKANHEEFAQATEIRPLYMREPDASINWSDFREEGLWPGAAG; encoded by the coding sequence ATGAGGATCTTGGCGATCGAGACCGCCACCCCTGCCAGCTCCGTCGCGCTCGGCGACGATGCCAGCCTCGTCGCCATGTCGGTGCGGGTCGACGGACGGGGACACGTCGGATTCCTCGTTCCTGCCATCGACTTCTGCTTCACCCAAGCCGGTTGGACCCCACACGACCTCGACCTCGTCGCGGTCGACATCGGCCCCGGCCCGTACACCGGGATTAGGGCCGGAATCGCGACCGCGCAAGCGATCGCCGCCGCGGTCGGTGTGCGCGTCGTGACGGTGAGCTCGCTCACGGTGATCGCGTTGCGCGCCGCAACCGGCAGGCGGCTCATCTGGCCTGTGGTGGACGTGAGGAGGGGTCAGGTGGCGACCGCGCCCTTCAGCCCGGTACCAGGCGGTGTGGTGCGCGACGGTGATAGCGAGATCGTCACGCCCGAGCAGTTCATCGCCATGGTGGAGGCGTCCCCGGAGGACGTGCTGGTCGTCGGCGACTGGCCCGCCCTGCCGGAGGGCGTGCTCAAATCGGCGCACCGCGCCAAGGTTGGGCGCCCGAGGTACCCGGCGGCCGACACGATGCTCGAGATCGCCGTGATGAAGGCGAACCACGAGGAGTTCGCGCAGGCGACCGAGATCCGCCCGCTCTACATGCGGGAGCCCGATGCCAGCATCAACTGGTCGGACTTCAGGGAGGAGGGCTTGTGGCCGGGAGCAGCAGGGTGA